One genomic window of Quercus robur chromosome 6, dhQueRobu3.1, whole genome shotgun sequence includes the following:
- the LOC126689735 gene encoding probable N-acetyltransferase HLS1-like has protein sequence MAYNKEKKILIREFNEDRDIEVVGKLERNCEIGSKKGVSIFTYMIDHDPLCRIRFFPLHVILVAELLENGELVGVVRGCIRDMGTGFREAQVKMGCILGLRVSPTHRRMGIGLKLVNSVEEWLLRNGAEYTFFATEKNNTASINLFTLKCNYINLSSLVIFAQPVCSPAQILSPDIKIEKLHVDQAISFYKKRLGDKEVYPTDIEAILKEKLSLGTWVCYFNKEGWINLHSKEKNEDITKTSSSWIIFSIWNTCEAYKLQIRKSHPLRSFHETLSHAREKFSLCLKRPNSDTLPKSIGFLFLYGLLGEGEKLGELMKFVWSFASKVCQKVKDCKVIVTELGVTDPLIKHVPQETSMSRINDLWYAKKMMFQDDMVGVMLPKEPLGNVFVDPRDF, from the exons ATGGCTTAcaacaaagagaagaaaattctCATAAGGGAATTCAATGAAGATAGAGATATTGAAGTGGTAGGGAAGCTTGAGAGAAACTGTGAGATAGGGTCTAAAAAGGGGGTCTCCATTTTCACTTACATGATTGATCATGACCCTTTATGTAGGATTAGGTTCTTTCCCCTTCATGTCATACTG GTAGCTGAGCTGCTTGAAAATGGGGAGCTTGTTGGTGTGGTTCGTGGTTGCATTAGGGATATGGGGACTGGTTTTAGGGAAGCACAAGTGAAGATGGGTTGCATACTAGGCCTTCGAGTCTCTCCTACACACCG ACGGATGGGAATCGGATTGAAACTTGTCAACTCAGTTGAAGAATGGCTGCTGAGAAATGGAGCTGAGTACACATTCTTTGCCACTGAGAAGAACAATACTGCCTCTATAAATCTCTTCACTCTCAAATGCAATTACATCAACCTTAGCTCATTAGTCATCTTTGCTCAACCAGTTTGTTCTCCTGCACAGATTCTGTCCCCAGATATAAAGATAGAGAAGTTGCACGTAGACCAGGCAATTTCCTTTTACAAAAAGAGGCTAGGTGACAAAGAGGTATATCCAACTGATATTGAAGCAATTTTGAAGGAAAAGCTTAGTCTTGGCACATGGGTATGCTACTTCAACAAAGAGGGATGGATTAACTTACACAGCAAGGAAAAGAATGAAGACATTACTAAAACCTCAAGCTCTTGGATAATTTTTAGCATATGGAATACTTGTGAAGCTTACAAGCTCCAAATAAGAAAGTCACATCCACTAAGGTCTTTTCATGAAACTCTAAGCCATGCAAGAGAGAAATTTTCCCTTTGCCTTAAAAGGCCAAATAGTGACACACTGCCAAAATCCATtggttttctctttctttatggGCTTCTTGGAGAGGGAGAGAAGCTTGGCGAGCTCATGAAATTTGTATGGAGTTTTGCATCAAAAGTGTGTCAAAAGGTGAAGGATTGTAAAGTAATTGTAACTGAGCTAGGGGTCACGGATCCTCTCATTAAGCATGTGCCCCAAGAAACCTCTATGTCACGTATCAATGATCTTTGGTATGCCAAAAAAATGATGTTCCAAGATGACATGGTGGGAGTAATGCTGCCCAAGGAGCCACTAGGGAATGTATTTGTTGATCCAAGAGATTTCTAG